The following proteins come from a genomic window of Microbacterium sulfonylureivorans:
- the purE gene encoding 5-(carboxyamino)imidazole ribonucleotide mutase: MGSDSDWRVMSDASQVLTDFGVPHEVEVVSAHRTPDKLMSYGRGARARGLRAVIAGAGGAAHLPGMLASLTAVPVIGVPVQLSTLDGLDSLLSIVQMPAGIPVATVSINGARNAGLLAVRILATSDVALAERVEEYARALEGQVEEKNRRLKESL, translated from the coding sequence ATGGGCTCCGACTCGGACTGGCGCGTGATGAGCGACGCCTCGCAGGTCCTCACGGACTTCGGCGTCCCTCACGAGGTCGAGGTCGTCTCGGCGCACCGCACACCCGACAAGCTGATGAGCTACGGGCGTGGCGCGCGGGCACGCGGGCTGAGGGCGGTCATCGCCGGAGCCGGCGGTGCTGCGCATCTGCCCGGGATGCTCGCCTCCCTGACCGCAGTGCCCGTCATCGGCGTTCCCGTCCAGCTGTCGACGCTGGACGGCCTCGATTCCCTGCTCAGCATCGTGCAGATGCCTGCCGGCATCCCGGTGGCGACCGTGTCGATCAACGGCGCCAGGAACGCGGGCCTGCTCGCGGTCCGCATCCTCGCGACATCCGACGTCGCCCTCGCAGAGCGCGTCGAGGAGTACGCGCGCGCGCTCGAGGGGCAGGTCGAGGAGAAGAACCGGCGGCTCAAGGAGTCGCTGTGA
- a CDS encoding LGFP repeat-containing protein, whose product MRITATFAAVIALAIGLIVAPPASSSSQAAAVDTTRDTGIVPMADLTKFRPGNIISDAVFFNRSTMTEAQIQSFLQAKMPSCRAGYTCLKNYYDTSRTTTADAMCGKYSGGVRERASRIIYKVAQACGINPQVILVMLQKEQGLILSSAPSSYNYRSAMGQGCPDTAACDTRYYGFFNQVFGGAWQLKRYANPPGTSKFFTWYAPGKTWNILYNPKSSCGRSAVYVQNQATANLYYYTPYQPNAAALRAGYGTGDGCSSYGNRNFYQFFTDWFGSTQGAPAAAGYPVSGAIATEWKRMGGATGALGNPAAAVTTVTDPNGNGLAQKFAGGFIHSSSAGTFSSLTPIMVAYSAAGWLRGDLGWPVAQSTCTSGTCTQPFAGGIISYTGNAAAVTTLNVSARAIQAEYTARGGAKGPLGEPVSSVQVVSNAKGSGLVRKYDGGWIHSSKAGTFSTMADFVALYNAAGWVPGSLGWPTGAEKSISAASGSGRAQTFQGGSIHSSTHGAFVTPARVMTAYSAAGGVKGSLGWPSSAQLCTSKACVQRFVGGIISYVDGDPATAHTGVNAAAINKAAAEQTRVTGALGTSQPAQLVADRNGSGMAKKYAKGWIHSSGYGTFVSSNTVMTAYSGAGWVRGGLGWPTGVETCAATLCSQTFDGGVVVYMPGKPAVTVLDMGPDELAAVRAATSAGLGKAQTGVQTVTDRNGNGLVRRYAQGWVHASSRGAFASSTKIMTAYSAAGWLRGYLGWPRSAETAVTDPNGNGTAQSFAGGWIHSSAAGSFASSSTVMTAYSAAGWVRGSLGWPIGAELCTGSACMQPFSGGIIEYVKGKAATARIGVHAAAITTAAAEQTSVTGALGAPQTGVQAVADVKGSGLTQRFAKGWVHSSSRGTFVSSMTVMTAYSKAGWLRGALGWPTGVERCSGGTCAQTFVGGTISYTKGKPATVKLK is encoded by the coding sequence ATGAGGATCACAGCGACATTCGCGGCGGTGATCGCCTTGGCGATCGGACTGATCGTCGCGCCACCGGCCTCCAGTTCCTCCCAGGCGGCCGCCGTCGACACCACGCGAGACACGGGGATCGTGCCGATGGCGGACCTCACCAAGTTCCGGCCCGGCAACATCATCAGCGACGCGGTCTTCTTCAACCGCTCGACCATGACCGAGGCGCAGATCCAGTCCTTCCTGCAGGCGAAGATGCCCAGCTGTCGCGCCGGATACACCTGCCTGAAGAACTACTACGACACCTCGCGGACCACCACGGCCGACGCGATGTGCGGCAAGTACTCGGGGGGCGTCCGCGAACGTGCGTCCCGCATCATCTACAAGGTCGCACAGGCCTGCGGGATCAATCCGCAGGTGATCCTGGTGATGCTCCAGAAGGAGCAGGGCCTCATCCTGTCGTCGGCGCCGTCGTCATACAACTATCGCTCGGCGATGGGACAGGGATGCCCCGACACGGCCGCGTGCGACACCCGGTACTACGGCTTCTTCAATCAGGTCTTCGGCGGGGCGTGGCAGCTGAAGCGCTACGCGAATCCGCCAGGCACGTCCAAGTTCTTCACGTGGTACGCACCGGGCAAGACGTGGAACATCCTCTACAACCCGAAGTCCTCGTGCGGGAGGTCGGCGGTGTATGTCCAGAACCAGGCGACCGCCAACCTGTACTACTACACGCCGTACCAGCCCAACGCCGCTGCGCTGCGCGCCGGCTACGGCACGGGAGACGGCTGCTCGTCGTACGGCAACCGCAACTTCTACCAGTTCTTCACCGACTGGTTCGGCTCCACGCAGGGTGCGCCCGCGGCCGCGGGCTACCCGGTATCGGGCGCCATCGCCACCGAATGGAAGCGGATGGGGGGCGCGACCGGTGCTCTCGGGAACCCGGCCGCGGCCGTGACGACGGTGACCGACCCCAACGGCAACGGGCTGGCCCAGAAATTCGCGGGCGGATTCATCCACTCGTCGAGCGCGGGCACGTTCTCGTCGCTCACGCCGATCATGGTGGCCTACAGTGCAGCCGGCTGGCTCCGTGGCGACCTCGGCTGGCCGGTCGCCCAGTCGACGTGCACCAGCGGGACGTGCACGCAGCCGTTCGCCGGCGGCATCATCTCCTACACCGGCAATGCCGCCGCTGTCACGACGCTGAACGTCTCCGCACGGGCCATCCAGGCCGAGTACACCGCCCGGGGCGGTGCCAAGGGACCGCTGGGCGAGCCGGTGTCGAGCGTGCAGGTCGTGTCGAACGCGAAGGGCAGCGGTCTCGTGCGCAAGTACGACGGCGGATGGATCCACTCCTCGAAGGCGGGCACCTTCTCGACCATGGCCGACTTCGTGGCCCTCTACAACGCGGCGGGTTGGGTGCCGGGCAGCCTCGGCTGGCCCACGGGTGCCGAGAAGTCGATCAGCGCTGCCAGCGGCAGCGGGCGTGCCCAGACCTTCCAGGGCGGGTCGATCCATTCCTCCACGCACGGGGCGTTCGTGACGCCCGCGCGAGTCATGACCGCCTATTCCGCGGCCGGAGGGGTGAAGGGGAGCCTGGGCTGGCCGAGCAGTGCGCAGCTGTGCACGAGCAAGGCATGCGTCCAGCGGTTCGTGGGCGGCATCATCAGCTACGTCGACGGCGATCCCGCGACCGCCCACACGGGAGTCAACGCGGCCGCGATCAACAAGGCGGCAGCAGAGCAGACCCGCGTGACGGGTGCATTGGGCACGTCGCAGCCCGCGCAGCTCGTCGCCGACCGCAACGGCTCAGGCATGGCCAAGAAGTACGCCAAGGGCTGGATCCACTCGTCCGGCTACGGCACGTTCGTCTCCTCGAACACCGTCATGACGGCCTACAGCGGCGCGGGATGGGTGCGCGGCGGGCTCGGCTGGCCGACGGGCGTCGAGACCTGCGCGGCCACGCTCTGCTCGCAGACCTTCGACGGCGGCGTCGTCGTCTACATGCCGGGAAAGCCTGCTGTCACGGTCCTCGACATGGGTCCGGACGAGTTGGCAGCGGTGCGCGCCGCGACGTCCGCCGGCCTGGGCAAGGCGCAGACCGGCGTGCAGACCGTGACCGACCGCAACGGCAACGGGCTGGTGCGCAGATACGCCCAGGGATGGGTCCACGCGTCGTCGCGCGGCGCGTTCGCCTCGTCGACGAAGATCATGACCGCGTACAGCGCAGCGGGGTGGCTGCGCGGATACCTCGGCTGGCCGCGCTCCGCCGAGACGGCGGTGACCGACCCCAACGGCAACGGGACCGCACAGTCGTTCGCGGGCGGCTGGATCCACTCCTCGGCGGCGGGCAGCTTCGCCTCCTCGTCCACGGTGATGACCGCCTACAGCGCGGCCGGTTGGGTGCGAGGCTCCCTCGGATGGCCGATCGGCGCGGAGCTGTGCACCGGCAGCGCCTGCATGCAGCCGTTCAGCGGCGGGATCATCGAGTACGTCAAGGGCAAGGCCGCCACCGCGCGGATCGGTGTGCACGCCGCAGCGATCACGACCGCGGCGGCGGAGCAGACGAGCGTCACAGGCGCCCTCGGGGCGCCGCAGACCGGCGTCCAGGCCGTCGCGGATGTGAAGGGGAGCGGTCTGACGCAGCGCTTCGCGAAGGGATGGGTGCACTCGTCCTCACGGGGCACCTTCGTCTCATCCATGACGGTGATGACCGCGTACAGCAAGGCGGGCTGGCTTCGCGGAGCGCTCGGATGGCCGACCGGCGTCGAGCGCTGCTCGGGCGGCACATGCGCGCAGACGTTCGTCGGCGGCACGATCAGCTACACGAAGGGCAAGCCCGCCACGGTCAAGCTCAAGTGA
- a CDS encoding 5-(carboxyamino)imidazole ribonucleotide synthase, producing the protein MALRVGVVGGGQLARMMIAPAVELGLELRVLAEEPGMAASLAASAVGDYRDVDTVLQFARDVDVVTFDHEHVPQDVLAALVDAGVVVHPGPAALGVAQDKLVMRARLAELGMPQPDWAAVTGPDELKTFLDEHGGRAVVKTPRGGYDGKGVRVVSAATEADDWFATLAEDARGGALLVEELVDFTRELAQQVARRPSGDVAVYPVVETVQRDGVCAEVLAPAPHASERLLEVAAQIGVAIAEGLDVTGMLAVELFETTDERLLVNELAMRPHNSGHWTQDGAVTSQFEQHLRAVLDLPLGEAVPSAPWSVMVNVLGGPARGSLDDRFAAAMAEHPDAKIHTYGKAPRPGRKVGHVTVSGADLDEIAYRARAAASSFLD; encoded by the coding sequence ATGGCGCTGCGAGTCGGAGTCGTGGGTGGCGGGCAGCTGGCCCGCATGATGATCGCGCCGGCGGTGGAGCTCGGTCTCGAGCTGCGCGTGCTCGCCGAGGAGCCGGGGATGGCGGCATCCCTCGCCGCCAGCGCGGTGGGCGACTATCGCGACGTCGACACGGTGCTTCAGTTCGCGCGCGACGTCGACGTCGTCACGTTCGACCACGAGCATGTGCCGCAGGACGTCCTCGCCGCGCTCGTGGACGCCGGAGTCGTGGTGCATCCCGGACCCGCCGCGCTCGGTGTCGCCCAGGACAAGCTGGTCATGCGCGCGCGCCTGGCGGAGCTCGGGATGCCGCAGCCCGACTGGGCCGCCGTCACAGGCCCCGACGAGCTGAAGACCTTCCTGGACGAGCACGGCGGTCGCGCGGTCGTGAAGACGCCCCGCGGCGGCTACGACGGCAAGGGCGTGCGCGTCGTGAGCGCGGCGACCGAAGCGGACGACTGGTTCGCGACGCTCGCCGAGGATGCGCGCGGGGGTGCGCTGCTCGTCGAGGAGCTCGTCGATTTCACGCGCGAGCTCGCCCAGCAGGTCGCGCGCCGGCCGTCGGGCGACGTGGCGGTCTACCCCGTCGTCGAGACCGTGCAGCGCGACGGCGTCTGCGCCGAGGTGCTCGCGCCGGCCCCGCACGCCTCGGAACGGCTCCTCGAGGTGGCCGCGCAGATCGGCGTCGCGATCGCCGAGGGACTCGACGTCACCGGGATGCTGGCGGTCGAGCTCTTCGAGACCACCGATGAGCGGCTGCTCGTCAACGAGCTCGCGATGCGCCCGCACAACAGCGGTCACTGGACGCAGGACGGCGCGGTCACCAGTCAGTTCGAGCAGCATCTGCGCGCCGTGTTGGATCTGCCGCTGGGCGAGGCCGTGCCGAGCGCGCCGTGGTCGGTGATGGTGAACGTCCTCGGCGGGCCGGCCCGGGGCTCGCTGGACGACCGGTTCGCCGCGGCGATGGCGGAGCACCCCGACGCGAAGATCCACACCTACGGAAAGGCGCCCCGCCCTGGGCGCAAGGTCGGGCATGTCACCGTATCGGGCGCCGACCTCGACGAGATCGCCTATCGTGCACGGGCCGCGGCGTCCTCCTTCCTCGACTGA
- a CDS encoding LCP family protein, with protein MSVASPPRLSAAPRAPKIVEERLLRYPDTASRAMMSRRGWWLVLLNFLVPGSAQSLAGNRRLGRFALGATILMWVLLGLALLVALLSPTAGLSIVTGAWLPDWLAALRPAPLLLIQVVLVAYGLLWIVLAVDTLRLVRLVRTGAAERFGIALLAVALTVASAGSAAYAASAVGTARDTIGAIFQSTGPVVQPSDGYYNILLLGADSGAGRDSMRFDSISVVSVDAATGATTITGIPRDMPHFPFSEGPMQDAYPNGHEGHSDPNCGWGSGINQLRTEVEVCQDGASLYPDAAANGSEPAIEATKDAAEGILGIDIPYYVFIDMHGFASLVDALGGVDITVEKRLPKGGGPSYEGQPVDEWATGWIEAGPQHMNGDTAQWYARSRYTTDDFDRMERQRILQQAMLAQFTPQTVLTRFQDVAAAGADIVKTDLPQSLIPFLADLALKAKELPVKTIELTPDGGIDEFDPDYPYIQELVRTALHPPTPTPEG; from the coding sequence GTGAGCGTCGCGAGTCCGCCACGCCTCTCGGCAGCGCCGCGCGCCCCCAAGATCGTCGAAGAACGGCTCCTCCGCTACCCCGACACGGCCTCCCGCGCCATGATGTCGCGGCGAGGGTGGTGGCTGGTGCTCCTGAACTTCCTCGTCCCCGGATCGGCTCAGTCGCTCGCGGGCAATCGCCGGCTCGGTCGGTTCGCGCTCGGAGCGACCATCCTGATGTGGGTGCTCCTCGGGCTGGCGCTCCTCGTCGCACTGCTGTCGCCCACCGCGGGCCTGAGCATCGTGACCGGCGCCTGGCTGCCCGACTGGCTGGCCGCGCTGCGGCCGGCGCCGCTGCTGCTGATCCAGGTGGTCCTCGTCGCCTACGGACTGCTCTGGATCGTGCTCGCCGTCGACACGCTCCGGCTCGTTCGGCTTGTCAGGACAGGCGCCGCCGAGCGGTTCGGCATCGCCCTGCTGGCCGTCGCGCTCACCGTGGCGTCTGCGGGGAGCGCCGCGTATGCGGCGTCCGCCGTGGGGACGGCGCGCGACACGATCGGGGCGATCTTCCAGTCCACCGGCCCTGTGGTGCAGCCTTCCGACGGCTACTACAACATCCTTCTGCTCGGTGCCGACAGCGGCGCCGGCCGTGACTCGATGCGCTTCGACAGCATCTCGGTCGTGTCGGTCGACGCCGCCACGGGCGCGACGACGATCACCGGCATCCCGCGCGACATGCCCCACTTCCCGTTCTCCGAGGGTCCGATGCAGGACGCCTACCCGAACGGCCATGAGGGGCACTCCGACCCGAACTGCGGGTGGGGGAGCGGCATCAACCAGCTGCGCACCGAGGTCGAGGTCTGCCAGGACGGCGCCTCCCTCTACCCGGATGCCGCCGCGAACGGCTCGGAGCCCGCGATCGAGGCGACCAAGGACGCCGCCGAGGGCATTCTCGGCATCGACATCCCGTATTACGTGTTCATCGACATGCACGGTTTCGCCTCGCTCGTCGATGCGCTCGGCGGAGTCGACATCACCGTCGAGAAGCGGCTTCCGAAGGGCGGCGGGCCGTCGTACGAGGGGCAGCCCGTCGACGAGTGGGCGACCGGCTGGATCGAGGCGGGCCCGCAGCACATGAACGGCGACACCGCCCAGTGGTACGCCCGCTCCCGCTACACCACGGATGACTTCGATCGGATGGAGCGCCAGCGCATCCTGCAGCAGGCGATGCTCGCCCAGTTCACGCCGCAGACGGTGCTCACGCGGTTCCAGGACGTCGCGGCCGCCGGCGCCGACATCGTCAAGACGGACCTGCCCCAGTCCCTCATCCCGTTCCTCGCGGATCTCGCGCTGAAGGCGAAGGAGCTCCCCGTCAAGACGATCGAGCTGACCCCGGACGGCGGGATCGACGAGTTCGATCCCGACTACCCGTACATCCAGGAGCTCGTGCGCACCGCGCTCCATCCGCCGACGCCGACCCCGGAAGGCTGA
- a CDS encoding biotin--[acetyl-CoA-carboxylase] ligase, giving the protein MPIAPEGYPRTAAVSPRVQVVETTDSTNADVVQHVLDAPDEWPHLSLLLTTDQRAGRGRLDRSWTTPPGTALALSVVVRVGAIPPASRGWIPLIAGAAMTRAVAAQVRGTGHSATLKWPNDVLLDGAKICGILAEVVPGHPDAVVIGSGVNTRMPASDLPVETATSFEALGLVADEDVLIADYLAALDEQLTALAASGGDPVAAGILAEVEALCATVGSDVAVSLPDGEVLRGRAQRIDLEGRLVVVQESEFESAVSAGDVIHVR; this is encoded by the coding sequence ATGCCGATCGCACCAGAGGGCTATCCCAGGACCGCTGCCGTCAGCCCGCGCGTCCAGGTCGTGGAGACCACCGACTCGACGAACGCCGACGTGGTCCAGCACGTCCTCGACGCCCCCGACGAGTGGCCCCACCTGTCGCTTCTGCTGACCACTGATCAGCGCGCCGGTCGGGGCCGGCTCGATCGCTCGTGGACGACCCCGCCCGGGACGGCCCTCGCCCTGTCGGTGGTGGTGCGCGTCGGCGCGATCCCGCCGGCGTCCCGCGGATGGATCCCGCTGATCGCGGGCGCCGCCATGACCCGCGCGGTGGCCGCGCAGGTGCGGGGGACGGGCCACAGTGCGACGCTGAAATGGCCCAACGACGTGCTGCTCGACGGGGCGAAGATCTGCGGCATCCTCGCCGAGGTCGTGCCGGGGCATCCGGATGCCGTCGTCATCGGCTCGGGAGTGAACACGCGGATGCCGGCATCCGACCTCCCGGTCGAGACAGCCACCTCGTTCGAGGCTCTCGGCCTGGTGGCCGACGAGGACGTTCTCATCGCCGACTACCTCGCCGCGCTCGATGAGCAGCTCACGGCGCTCGCCGCATCCGGCGGCGACCCGGTCGCGGCGGGCATCCTGGCCGAGGTGGAGGCGCTCTGCGCGACGGTCGGCAGCGACGTCGCGGTGTCTCTTCCCGACGGGGAGGTCCTGAGGGGGCGCGCGCAGCGCATCGACCTCGAGGGGCGCCTGGTGGTCGTCCAGGAGTCGGAGTTCGAGAGTGCGGTGTCGGCGGGCGACGTCATCCACGTGCGCTGA
- a CDS encoding PH domain-containing protein, translating into MTQPISYGGRPITPAPGAPTPELRVAQFRGHARRLTWSAIVLIAVAGAAGYFYGNLPSPLENWMLLAAAAAVVLLLVVLPFLRWWGHLYTITTRRVLERSGVLSVRRRELEHVRGYTVQVRRGILQRMWGAGTLTLSNGVDAPLRLANVPSVELIHEALVDQVEVNQILAHRDAQPPLPPPPPQPAQR; encoded by the coding sequence ATGACGCAGCCGATCAGCTACGGCGGCCGACCGATCACGCCGGCACCGGGTGCGCCGACGCCCGAGCTGAGGGTCGCGCAGTTCCGCGGCCACGCGCGCCGGCTGACCTGGTCGGCGATCGTGCTCATCGCGGTGGCGGGCGCCGCGGGGTACTTCTACGGCAACCTGCCGTCTCCCCTCGAGAACTGGATGCTGCTCGCCGCCGCCGCCGCGGTGGTCCTCCTTCTCGTGGTGCTGCCGTTCCTGCGGTGGTGGGGGCATCTCTACACGATCACCACGCGCCGTGTCCTCGAGCGGTCGGGGGTCCTCAGTGTGCGACGGCGCGAGCTCGAACACGTGCGCGGCTACACCGTCCAGGTGCGTCGGGGGATCCTGCAGCGGATGTGGGGTGCCGGCACGCTCACGCTCTCGAACGGAGTCGACGCGCCGCTTCGCCTGGCGAATGTCCCCAGTGTCGAACTCATCCATGAGGCGCTGGTCGACCAGGTCGAGGTCAATCAGATCCTGGCCCACCGCGACGCCCAGCCGCCTCTCCCGCCGCCGCCCCCGCAGCCTGCGCAGCGCTGA
- a CDS encoding serine hydrolase, whose translation MKKRLSVTAAALLVPLALVLGSLPAAAVTGDPTPVPTPSPATSTAASPQPTPTVTPTGSASPSPLPTPAPSPSPSLEVEPTPAPAPVPVPQERVDGPAAPRLSITAATVPLPNTSRISTGSDAYSAAVAASKALFPSGADTVVITSGPYPIFAAVGASVAAESGAALLTVGVSSVPSIVLAELRRLAPSRIIVAGGPVYVGDSVIATLRGVTPQVSRVGGATLYETARKAFQASAAPADTVYIAGARTTDDAPLAAVAAAVGGKRSMVVSGHGLALDAATVDALRAAGTKKIVVVQSTSPLMASYIAALRNAGFSVSIIGSADRFATAALVARATPAGRTANVIVNPSRPFDGAVAAGFAAVVRQPLYYAMPECMPDTAASDIKAAGGRRILVGVTAALGSNVVASLTTCSSVKASRQAALTSAVRATAAKYSGTFSVTVRQLGGLYEVAQVGGGTRREAASMMKIFAAWAAYKRVEQGKASLTTRLPSGVPLETCIKVMIHVSDNYCHTDIVHWIGISTINSMIRGAGFTNTYYGNVPRGTSVLYAGNRSTTNDMAWMMHRLANRTILAKAYSDRLINHMRSQIWKSRIASGIPPGVPQASKPGSLWIASGLLQADTAIVNGPKYTYAISIIGDNGPSKAALRAISRTVYTHFNGSFGTAASYPVKQMVTTKPVGLRSSPAGTIVTTIGGGTAIEVLDANREWYQVVWGTRKLWVYYTGLRNR comes from the coding sequence ATGAAGAAGAGGCTGTCGGTGACGGCAGCGGCCCTCCTCGTGCCGCTGGCGCTCGTCCTCGGATCGCTGCCGGCTGCGGCCGTGACCGGTGACCCGACACCTGTGCCGACTCCGAGCCCGGCGACGTCCACGGCTGCCTCGCCGCAGCCCACGCCGACGGTGACGCCGACCGGTTCCGCGAGTCCCTCTCCGCTGCCCACGCCGGCGCCTTCGCCTTCCCCTTCGCTCGAAGTCGAGCCCACTCCGGCGCCCGCGCCGGTTCCCGTCCCGCAGGAGCGCGTCGACGGACCGGCCGCGCCGCGACTGTCCATCACCGCGGCCACGGTTCCGCTTCCGAACACCAGTCGGATCTCGACCGGTTCCGACGCGTACTCGGCCGCGGTGGCCGCGTCCAAAGCTCTCTTCCCATCCGGTGCCGACACGGTGGTGATCACCTCGGGGCCGTATCCCATCTTCGCTGCGGTCGGCGCCTCGGTGGCCGCGGAGTCCGGCGCTGCGCTGCTGACCGTGGGCGTGTCGTCGGTGCCGTCGATCGTCCTTGCGGAACTGCGGCGGCTCGCTCCGTCGCGGATCATCGTCGCGGGTGGGCCCGTCTACGTCGGCGACTCCGTGATCGCCACCCTCCGCGGCGTCACTCCACAGGTCAGCCGCGTCGGCGGAGCGACGCTCTACGAGACGGCGAGGAAGGCCTTCCAGGCCAGTGCCGCGCCGGCCGACACCGTCTACATCGCCGGTGCGAGGACGACCGACGACGCCCCGCTCGCGGCGGTCGCCGCCGCCGTCGGAGGCAAGCGGTCGATGGTCGTCAGCGGGCACGGGCTCGCGCTCGACGCCGCCACGGTCGATGCCCTTCGCGCCGCGGGCACGAAGAAGATCGTCGTCGTCCAGAGCACCTCTCCGCTCATGGCGAGCTATATCGCGGCCCTGCGGAACGCGGGGTTCTCGGTGTCGATCATCGGCTCCGCCGACCGTTTCGCGACCGCGGCGCTGGTGGCCCGCGCGACCCCGGCCGGCCGGACGGCGAACGTGATCGTCAACCCGTCCAGGCCGTTCGACGGCGCCGTCGCCGCCGGTTTCGCGGCGGTGGTGCGACAGCCGCTCTACTACGCGATGCCGGAGTGCATGCCCGACACCGCGGCGTCCGACATCAAGGCCGCGGGCGGCCGCCGGATCCTCGTGGGCGTGACCGCAGCTCTTGGATCGAACGTGGTGGCGTCGCTCACCACGTGCTCCTCGGTGAAGGCATCTCGGCAGGCCGCGCTGACGTCAGCCGTGCGCGCGACGGCCGCGAAGTACTCGGGAACCTTCTCGGTCACGGTCCGGCAGCTCGGCGGGCTGTACGAGGTCGCCCAGGTCGGCGGCGGCACCCGCCGTGAGGCCGCCAGCATGATGAAGATCTTCGCCGCGTGGGCCGCGTACAAGCGAGTGGAGCAGGGGAAGGCATCACTGACCACGCGGCTTCCCTCGGGCGTCCCGCTGGAGACATGCATCAAGGTGATGATCCACGTGTCGGACAACTACTGCCACACCGACATCGTCCACTGGATCGGAATCTCCACGATCAACAGCATGATCCGCGGCGCCGGATTCACGAACACGTACTACGGCAACGTGCCGCGCGGGACGAGCGTGCTCTACGCCGGCAATCGGTCCACGACGAACGACATGGCGTGGATGATGCATCGCCTGGCGAACCGGACCATTCTCGCCAAGGCCTACTCCGATCGTCTGATCAACCACATGCGGAGTCAGATCTGGAAGTCGCGCATCGCGTCAGGCATCCCTCCCGGGGTTCCCCAGGCGAGCAAGCCCGGGTCGCTGTGGATCGCCTCCGGTCTCCTGCAGGCCGACACCGCGATCGTGAACGGACCGAAGTACACCTACGCCATCTCGATCATCGGCGACAACGGACCCTCGAAGGCCGCGCTCCGCGCGATCTCGCGTACCGTGTACACGCATTTCAACGGATCGTTCGGCACCGCCGCCAGCTACCCCGTGAAGCAGATGGTGACGACGAAGCCGGTCGGGCTGCGCAGCTCGCCGGCGGGAACCATCGTGACGACGATCGGCGGGGGCACCGCCATCGAGGTTCTCGACGCCAACCGGGAGTGGTACCAGGTGGTGTGGGGAACGAGGAAGCTCTGGGTCTACTACACCGGCCTGCGCAACCGATGA
- a CDS encoding glycosyltransferase gives MVATLRVVLDQLVTPTEPVLAEASRDLARALVAGAPAGCEVEAIAPAGGGEIDVPGLAGVRRTALPRRELAAALQLGVGTGIGGGMIHSPTLLAPLVRHDRVHDNDQSVVTVWDLRPWESPAELSRSAVAWYRAMLKRAVKYADAVVAPTHSLARRLGEIAPLGDRIRVIAGASPLGFAVPTDEVGRRRSLDLPEGFVLLAGGPSPSDALDAGFAAVAASGVDLPVVVIDVEEGHEPAIADLAAAAGLPERRLHVRGALDAADRASVFGAALAFVAPSRLAGFPWRVVDALTLGVPVIASASDVHAEVVVDGGELVPGADVPTLVEGLADALGRALATTAAADRLAVLSGDRGRSFSWREAADKVWLLHAEL, from the coding sequence GTGGTCGCGACTCTTCGCGTCGTTCTGGATCAGCTCGTGACGCCCACCGAGCCCGTGCTGGCCGAGGCATCCCGCGATCTGGCACGCGCTCTCGTCGCCGGCGCGCCCGCGGGGTGCGAGGTCGAGGCGATCGCTCCGGCCGGGGGCGGCGAGATCGACGTTCCCGGGCTCGCGGGCGTCCGTCGCACGGCGCTGCCGCGGCGGGAACTGGCCGCAGCGCTGCAGCTCGGCGTGGGCACGGGCATCGGCGGCGGGATGATCCACTCGCCGACCCTCCTCGCGCCGCTCGTGCGTCATGACCGGGTCCACGACAACGACCAGAGCGTCGTGACCGTCTGGGATCTGCGGCCGTGGGAATCGCCGGCCGAGCTCTCGCGTTCGGCCGTCGCCTGGTATCGCGCGATGCTCAAGCGCGCGGTCAAGTACGCGGACGCCGTCGTCGCGCCGACGCACTCCCTCGCGCGGCGGCTGGGCGAGATCGCTCCGCTCGGCGACCGGATCCGCGTGATCGCTGGCGCGTCGCCACTCGGTTTCGCGGTGCCGACCGACGAAGTGGGTCGGCGCAGGTCGCTCGATCTGCCCGAAGGCTTCGTGCTCCTCGCCGGCGGCCCGTCGCCGTCGGATGCGCTCGACGCAGGATTTGCCGCCGTGGCCGCGTCGGGCGTGGATCTGCCCGTCGTCGTGATCGACGTCGAGGAGGGCCACGAGCCGGCCATCGCAGACCTCGCCGCGGCTGCCGGCCTCCCCGAGCGCCGGCTGCACGTGCGCGGGGCACTCGACGCGGCCGACCGCGCATCGGTGTTCGGAGCCGCGCTCGCATTCGTGGCGCCGTCGCGCCTGGCGGGATTCCCGTGGCGGGTGGTCGACGCCCTCACCCTCGGCGTGCCGGTCATCGCGTCCGCGTCGGACGTGCACGCGGAGGTCGTTGTCGACGGCGGCGAGCTGGTCCCGGGAGCGGATGTCCCGACGCTCGTCGAAGGCCTCGCCGACGCGCTGGGTCGAGCGCTCGCGACGACCGCCGCCGCCGATCGGCTCGCTGTCCTCTCAGGCGACCGGGGTCGCTCCTTCTCGTGGCGCGAGGCGGCCGACAAGGTGTGGCTCCTCCACGCCGAGCTCTAG